A region of Marnyiella aurantia DNA encodes the following proteins:
- a CDS encoding DUF389 domain-containing protein → MNNIFNLQNGEEDKQKVLANVKKNISFNGSNLWILACAIMVASVGLNVNSTAVVIGAMLISPLMGPIIGAGFALGMFDFQLLRRSLKNLLLSTVVGLVVSFLYFLLSPYKEAQSEIISRTAPNIYDVLIAFSGGLVGVIAVTRVEKGNPIPGVAIATALMPPLCTAGYGLATGNFVYFGGAMFLYTINCVFICIATYSIVKFLKYPAVEFVDKKKSDRIRIWISVIVALMIIPSIFFAYRFVTKQNYEVKVDQFLTREFEEKGNTIVYKKTSYYTIPKTIELAFLTRKFSTQQITDINKKLKDYKIEGTKVIIRQDSAFLANAALTKSDINEVEDKSTAIIAELKNKVSKYSFDTQNIYPEARSILPAIQSISVAKQEIFNNTDSTKIIPVALYQSSKALTEPQVKTLRQWLKVKLKVDTLEIYRR, encoded by the coding sequence ATGAACAATATATTTAACCTGCAAAACGGCGAAGAGGACAAGCAAAAAGTCCTTGCTAATGTAAAAAAAAACATTTCTTTCAATGGTTCCAATCTTTGGATTTTAGCCTGCGCCATTATGGTGGCTTCTGTAGGTCTTAATGTGAATTCTACCGCTGTAGTTATCGGCGCAATGCTTATTTCGCCTTTGATGGGTCCGATCATCGGGGCAGGTTTCGCTTTGGGAATGTTTGATTTTCAATTGCTGCGCAGGTCCCTTAAAAATCTTTTACTTTCCACAGTGGTAGGACTTGTGGTTTCTTTTCTCTACTTTCTCTTAAGCCCTTATAAAGAAGCACAGTCCGAAATCATTTCACGTACGGCACCCAATATTTATGATGTGCTCATCGCCTTTTCGGGTGGTTTAGTGGGTGTAATTGCTGTGACCCGTGTAGAAAAAGGCAATCCGATTCCAGGCGTAGCGATCGCAACTGCTTTGATGCCACCGCTCTGTACAGCAGGATATGGCTTGGCGACAGGAAATTTCGTCTATTTTGGCGGCGCCATGTTTCTTTACACAATCAATTGCGTTTTCATCTGTATTGCGACGTATTCAATTGTAAAATTTCTAAAATATCCCGCCGTTGAATTTGTTGATAAAAAGAAATCAGACAGAATAAGGATTTGGATCTCAGTGATCGTTGCTTTAATGATCATCCCAAGTATATTTTTCGCCTACCGTTTCGTAACTAAACAGAATTACGAAGTCAAAGTTGACCAATTCCTCACACGTGAGTTCGAAGAAAAAGGAAATACCATAGTTTACAAGAAAACTTCATATTATACCATACCAAAAACGATTGAGCTGGCTTTTTTGACCCGAAAATTTTCTACACAGCAGATCACGGACATCAATAAGAAATTAAAAGATTATAAAATTGAGGGAACAAAGGTGATTATTCGCCAGGACAGCGCATTTCTCGCAAATGCTGCACTCACAAAATCTGACATAAATGAAGTTGAGGATAAATCGACCGCCATTATTGCCGAACTTAAAAACAAGGTGAGTAAATATTCCTTCGATACACAAAATATTTATCCTGAGGCCAGGTCAATTTTACCTGCAATCCAGTCGATTTCTGTGGCAAAACAGGAAATTTTCAACAATACAGATTCCACCAAAATAATCCCGGTTGCATTGTACCAATCCTCAAAAGCCCTGACCGAACCGCAGGTGAAAACCCTGCGTCAATGGCTAAAAGTCAAACTTAAAGTTGACACTTTAGAGATTTACAGAAGGTAG
- a CDS encoding DUF6438 domain-containing protein encodes MKYMLLFIGAALLMACTAQNKSEYTTVEYEGGACFGFCPIFKITISSDRTAVLEAEHFNFSDGRSKDEFSMPREGTFKGTIKEEDYRKLVEMLNALKPKTLKDKYGSRNVTDLPTSFIRLAFKDGTTKIVEDYGKQGTPDLEKLYRYFEDLRHNQTWEKVGD; translated from the coding sequence ATGAAATACATGCTTCTTTTTATCGGTGCGGCGCTGTTAATGGCCTGTACCGCACAGAATAAATCAGAATATACGACGGTTGAATATGAAGGCGGTGCCTGTTTCGGCTTCTGTCCTATTTTTAAAATAACCATCAGTTCTGACCGCACCGCTGTGCTGGAAGCGGAACATTTTAACTTTTCTGACGGACGTTCCAAAGATGAATTCTCCATGCCGCGGGAAGGTACATTTAAAGGCACGATTAAAGAAGAAGACTATCGCAAGCTCGTTGAAATGCTGAATGCGCTGAAACCTAAAACGCTGAAGGACAAATACGGCAGCCGAAATGTAACCGACCTGCCCACATCCTTTATACGCCTGGCTTTTAAGGACGGAACAACTAAAATAGTGGAAGATTACGGTAAACAGGGTACGCCTGATTTGGAGAAACTTTACCGTTACTTCGAGGATTTAAGACACAACCAGACCTGGGAAAAAGTGGGTGACTAG
- a CDS encoding DEAD/DEAH box helicase: protein MLFTDLNLIKPILDALKQEGYEKPTPIQQQAIPEILKGRDLLGTAQTGTGKTAAFAIPILQNLTEKNIRNNQIKALILTPTRELAIQIEESFNAYGRNLKLRNLVVFGGVKQGAQEQSLKRGVDILVATPGRLLDFISQGIISLKQLEIFVLDEADRMLDMGFVHDVKKIVKMLPEKRQTLFFSATFPDEIKTLANTILRNPVKVAVAPVSATADTIQQKVYFVEKEDKLELLTHILKNDIQESVLVFSRTKHGADKIARKLQSHKISAEAIHGNKSQNARQNALTNFKSGKTRILVATDIAARGIDIDELKYVVNFELSDVSETYVHRIGRTGRAGAEGQSISFVDSLDLLNLKNTEKLIGKKIPVEKDHPYHTDNLVPQKRDSNNKPFTARPKPQAKENIGYKKPHNKSNFSRNK, encoded by the coding sequence TTGTTATTTACAGACTTAAATTTAATTAAGCCCATACTTGATGCGCTTAAGCAGGAAGGTTATGAGAAACCTACTCCAATCCAACAACAGGCTATACCCGAAATACTGAAAGGCCGCGACTTACTTGGAACTGCCCAAACCGGAACAGGGAAAACGGCAGCCTTTGCCATCCCTATTCTGCAGAATCTTACAGAAAAAAACATCCGTAACAACCAGATTAAGGCCCTAATCCTTACACCCACGCGTGAGCTTGCTATTCAGATTGAAGAAAGCTTCAATGCCTATGGCCGTAACCTGAAACTGAGAAACCTTGTGGTTTTTGGTGGAGTAAAACAAGGCGCGCAGGAGCAATCACTGAAGAGGGGTGTAGACATATTGGTAGCTACGCCAGGCAGATTACTGGATTTCATCTCACAGGGTATTATCTCACTAAAGCAACTGGAAATCTTTGTCCTGGACGAAGCCGACAGAATGCTGGACATGGGCTTTGTTCATGATGTAAAGAAAATCGTGAAGATGCTGCCTGAAAAAAGACAGACCTTATTTTTCTCGGCTACCTTTCCGGATGAGATAAAAACTCTGGCCAATACCATTCTCCGCAACCCTGTGAAGGTGGCGGTGGCGCCGGTATCTGCAACAGCAGACACCATTCAGCAGAAGGTTTATTTTGTTGAGAAGGAAGACAAACTGGAACTGCTCACCCATATCCTTAAAAACGACATCCAAGAATCAGTACTTGTGTTCTCTAGAACCAAGCACGGGGCTGATAAAATTGCCAGGAAGCTGCAGTCGCATAAGATTTCAGCCGAAGCCATTCATGGAAATAAGTCGCAGAATGCCAGACAGAACGCGCTTACCAACTTTAAATCCGGAAAGACAAGGATTTTAGTAGCTACGGATATTGCCGCCAGAGGGATTGATATTGATGAACTGAAATACGTAGTGAATTTTGAACTTTCCGATGTCTCCGAAACCTATGTGCACAGGATCGGTAGAACCGGCCGTGCCGGTGCCGAAGGGCAATCCATTTCCTTTGTGGACAGCTTGGACCTGCTGAACCTTAAGAATACGGAAAAACTGATTGGGAAAAAAATTCCGGTGGAAAAGGACCATCCTTATCATACCGATAATCTGGTACCGCAGAAAAGGGATTCCAACAATAAACCATTTACGGCGAGACCGAAGCCGCAGGCTAAAGAAAACATCGGTTATAAAAAACCGCACAATAAGAGTAATTTCTCAAGGAATAAGTAA
- a CDS encoding TatD family hydrolase, with product MIDTHTHLYSEEFDEDRAAMIDRAVAKGVSQFYLPAIDSETHEKMLSLEQEYPDRIFSMMGLHPCYVKPETWEQELKVVEEYLSQRSFPAIGEIGIDLYWDKTTLDIQVKAFETQIDWAIERDLPIVIHTRESFDEVFEVLEKKKHPKLRGIFHCFSGTLEQARHAVDLNFLLGIGGVVTFKNGKIDQFLHEIPLDKIVLETDSPYLAPVPFRGKRNESSYLDLVVGKLVNIYRIDFAEIDRITTENAERIFAK from the coding sequence ATGATTGATACCCATACCCATCTGTATTCCGAAGAGTTCGACGAAGACCGTGCTGCGATGATTGACCGTGCAGTCGCAAAGGGCGTAAGCCAATTTTACCTGCCCGCTATTGATTCCGAAACCCATGAAAAGATGCTGTCACTGGAACAGGAATATCCGGACAGGATCTTTTCCATGATGGGCCTTCATCCCTGTTATGTAAAGCCGGAAACCTGGGAACAGGAACTGAAGGTTGTGGAAGAATACCTTAGCCAACGGTCTTTTCCTGCAATTGGGGAAATTGGGATAGACCTGTATTGGGACAAAACAACTTTGGATATTCAGGTAAAAGCTTTTGAAACGCAGATAGACTGGGCCATTGAACGCGATCTGCCCATCGTCATCCATACGCGCGAAAGCTTTGATGAGGTTTTTGAGGTGCTCGAGAAGAAAAAACATCCGAAGCTGCGCGGAATTTTCCACTGCTTTTCCGGAACTCTGGAGCAGGCACGTCACGCAGTCGACCTTAACTTTCTGCTCGGGATTGGTGGTGTGGTCACCTTTAAAAACGGTAAAATCGATCAGTTCCTGCATGAAATTCCGTTGGATAAGATCGTGCTGGAAACCGACTCACCTTACCTGGCGCCGGTGCCTTTCCGCGGCAAAAGAAATGAAAGTTCCTATCTTGATTTGGTTGTGGGGAAACTGGTGAATATTTACAGAATAGATTTTGCTGAGATTGACAGAATCACGACCGAAAATGCAGAAAGGATATTTGCAAAATGA
- a CDS encoding GSCFA domain-containing protein, with amino-acid sequence MKFRTEVNIEDSSVKIKPEDSIFAMGSCFSEEISGLLAKGQLQTLSNPFGTMFNPYSINTAVKRLHDSAFYNQEDLVAYDDQVISLDHHTKFNSRYPHQTLEQINTGIEEGNLFLQNAKWVIITYGTSFIYEFLPKNKLVANCHKIPGKFFNKRLLTNLELADSMYETVTNLKDICPEGVQILFTVSPVRHTKDGMAENTLSKSKLITAVHEVIQQFDDCHYLPAYEILMDDLRDYRFYKDDLIHPSTQAIQYIWEKFGSAYFSDQTMDFVEENFRISRALSHRPSDDSDPKYQEFLENLKGRIALQQTFVKHPVFSDAFPQQ; translated from the coding sequence ATGAAATTCAGAACAGAGGTTAATATAGAAGATTCTTCGGTCAAAATTAAGCCGGAGGACAGCATTTTCGCGATGGGCTCCTGCTTTTCGGAGGAGATTTCGGGTCTGCTGGCCAAGGGTCAGCTGCAGACACTCAGTAATCCCTTCGGAACCATGTTTAATCCCTATTCCATAAATACGGCGGTGAAACGGCTGCATGATTCCGCCTTTTACAACCAGGAGGACCTTGTAGCTTATGATGATCAGGTAATTTCGCTGGATCACCACACGAAGTTCAATTCGCGCTATCCACATCAGACGCTGGAACAGATAAACACTGGCATAGAGGAAGGAAATTTGTTTCTGCAGAATGCCAAGTGGGTAATCATCACCTACGGAACATCATTTATCTATGAATTTCTGCCCAAAAATAAACTTGTAGCCAACTGTCATAAGATTCCGGGTAAATTCTTTAACAAAAGACTTCTCACCAATCTGGAGCTGGCCGATTCAATGTACGAAACAGTGACAAACCTCAAGGACATCTGCCCGGAAGGTGTGCAGATCCTGTTTACCGTTTCACCGGTACGTCATACCAAGGACGGCATGGCAGAAAACACGCTCAGCAAATCTAAACTTATTACGGCGGTACATGAGGTCATACAGCAGTTTGATGACTGCCACTACTTACCTGCGTATGAAATCCTGATGGACGACCTGCGGGATTACCGTTTTTATAAAGACGACCTTATTCATCCCAGCACGCAGGCTATTCAGTATATCTGGGAAAAGTTTGGAAGCGCGTATTTCAGCGACCAAACCATGGATTTTGTAGAAGAGAATTTCAGGATTAGCCGTGCACTTTCCCACAGACCGTCGGATGACAGTGATCCTAAATACCAGGAATTTCTGGAGAATCTGAAAGGCAGGATTGCCCTGCAGCAAACGTTTGTAAAGCATCCGGTTTTTTCAGACGCATTTCCTCAACAATAA
- a CDS encoding polyprenyl synthetase family protein, translated as MEFLDQYQEVISKAITKYSFKDKPQELYEPMNYIISNAGKRLRPIMVLMSCDLFGGEIGKAVKPALAIEYFHNFTLIHDDIMDEAPLRRNVPTIHTVYGLNTGILSGDGLLLKAYKFFEDLEPNLYKACVRVFTHTGLLLCEGQQYDINFETQDNVTYEEYIRMITYKTGVLSASSFEIGALIAGANFRDAKNIFNFGKHIGIAFQIMDDYLDVFGNQKDFGKKHAGDIYENKKTVLYLLAMEHSTPDERKELEFWYSKKTDNVDKVYGVEKIFRRTKVDEKTLRLVEKHNQIAHDYLMKIDIPDEKKKPFIELANYLLRRES; from the coding sequence ATGGAGTTTTTAGACCAGTATCAGGAAGTCATTTCTAAGGCGATCACCAAGTATTCCTTCAAGGATAAGCCGCAGGAACTGTACGAACCTATGAATTATATAATTTCCAATGCCGGAAAACGTTTGCGTCCTATTATGGTTCTGATGTCGTGCGACCTCTTTGGTGGCGAGATTGGCAAAGCGGTGAAACCTGCCCTGGCTATTGAGTATTTCCATAATTTCACGCTTATTCATGATGATATAATGGACGAAGCTCCGCTTCGCCGTAATGTGCCTACCATCCATACGGTATATGGTTTAAATACCGGGATTCTGTCCGGCGACGGGCTTTTGCTCAAGGCCTATAAATTCTTTGAGGATCTGGAACCGAATCTTTACAAAGCCTGCGTCCGCGTGTTTACACATACAGGTCTTCTGCTTTGCGAGGGTCAGCAGTACGATATCAATTTTGAGACGCAGGACAACGTAACCTACGAGGAGTATATCCGTATGATTACCTACAAGACAGGCGTCTTGAGTGCGTCATCCTTTGAAATCGGTGCTCTGATCGCCGGTGCTAACTTCCGTGATGCTAAAAACATATTTAACTTTGGTAAACATATCGGTATCGCATTTCAGATCATGGACGATTATCTGGATGTGTTCGGCAATCAAAAGGATTTCGGTAAAAAGCATGCCGGCGACATTTATGAAAACAAGAAAACGGTGCTTTATCTTTTAGCTATGGAACACAGTACACCGGATGAGCGTAAGGAACTGGAGTTCTGGTACAGTAAGAAAACGGATAATGTGGACAAGGTGTATGGTGTGGAGAAAATCTTCCGCAGAACTAAAGTTGATGAGAAAACGCTGCGTCTTGTTGAGAAGCACAATCAGATTGCTCACGATTATCTGATGAAGATTGACATTCCTGATGAGAAGAAAAAGCCGTTCATAGAGCTGGCAAATTATTTACTTAGAAGAGAAAGCTGA
- a CDS encoding inorganic phosphate transporter, producing MELPILLIIIIVLALIFDYINGFHDAANSIATIVSTKVLTPFQAVLWAAVWNFAAFFLAMYVIGEFKIGNTIAKTVNENFINLEVILAGLVAAILWNLLTWWFGIPSSSSHTLIGGFLGAALMNALVMDYQHVVASMPHLGIWDTLKMAFQQLFTQNVVKYEKVIPIFLFIFMAPFIGMVVSILITLVIVYFARKSNPRKADKQFKRWQLVSSALFSVGHGLNDAQKVMGIIGAAVIYYHVVMIGGTDEYAMMDSSERFKHFTTDYVWVPFVSFLAIALGTMSGGWKIVKTMGTRITKVTPLEGVSAESAGAITLFLTDHLGIPVSTTHTITGAIIGVGLTKRVSAVRWGITVSLLWAWILTIPISAMVAGITYLLVKMI from the coding sequence ATGGAATTACCAATTCTCCTCATAATAATCATTGTCCTAGCGCTGATCTTTGATTATATAAACGGGTTTCACGATGCTGCCAATTCGATCGCGACCATAGTATCCACTAAAGTTCTAACCCCCTTCCAGGCAGTACTTTGGGCTGCAGTCTGGAATTTTGCCGCTTTCTTTCTGGCCATGTATGTCATTGGCGAATTTAAGATTGGTAATACAATTGCCAAGACGGTAAACGAAAATTTCATTAACCTGGAGGTAATCCTGGCGGGTCTTGTAGCAGCTATCTTGTGGAATTTGCTCACCTGGTGGTTCGGGATACCCTCGTCATCATCGCACACGCTTATTGGTGGCTTCCTGGGTGCAGCGCTTATGAATGCTCTTGTAATGGATTACCAGCATGTAGTGGCTTCTATGCCTCACCTTGGAATCTGGGATACGCTCAAGATGGCATTCCAGCAGTTGTTTACCCAGAACGTTGTAAAATATGAGAAAGTAATCCCTATTTTCCTCTTCATATTTATGGCACCATTTATCGGTATGGTGGTTTCAATTCTAATTACGCTGGTAATTGTATATTTTGCCAGAAAAAGTAACCCCCGGAAGGCCGACAAGCAGTTTAAAAGGTGGCAGCTTGTTTCCTCAGCACTTTTCAGCGTAGGACACGGACTTAATGATGCGCAGAAGGTGATGGGAATCATAGGTGCGGCCGTAATTTATTACCACGTGGTAATGATAGGCGGTACCGACGAATATGCAATGATGGATTCTTCAGAGCGATTTAAGCATTTTACTACGGATTATGTTTGGGTTCCTTTTGTATCTTTTCTCGCAATCGCTCTCGGAACAATGAGTGGTGGCTGGAAAATCGTAAAAACAATGGGTACACGTATTACCAAGGTTACCCCGCTGGAAGGTGTTAGTGCCGAGTCTGCGGGTGCCATTACCCTTTTCCTTACAGACCACCTGGGTATTCCGGTTTCTACAACCCATACCATTACCGGTGCGATCATTGGGGTGGGTCTTACCAAAAGAGTCTCCGCTGTTCGCTGGGGGATTACAGTAAGCCTTTTGTGGGCGTGGATTTTAACAATCCCTATTTCGGCAATGGTTGCAGGTATAACCTATCTTTTAGTTAAAATGATTTAA
- a CDS encoding DUF47 domain-containing protein — MGIGNIFKAFQPKDKVFFVLFEKVADNLVKMSQEFHDGMLDFDLNDDSLLKKMSDYEHKLDDLTHEIFVQLGENFITPFDREDINMLASGLDDIADYIYASSKYIFLYKTPDVKEFSEFSLLIHKSCVEIQNAIKHLNGFTNTAEVKESCIKINSFENIADDVLSQGLVRLFETGDAINIIKTKHVLEYLEIVTDKAEDVANTIENIIIKYA, encoded by the coding sequence ATGGGAATTGGTAACATTTTCAAGGCATTTCAGCCAAAGGACAAAGTCTTCTTCGTACTGTTCGAAAAGGTAGCAGACAATCTGGTGAAGATGTCTCAGGAATTTCACGACGGAATGCTTGATTTCGACCTTAATGATGATTCACTTCTTAAAAAGATGAGTGATTACGAACATAAGCTGGACGATCTGACCCACGAGATTTTTGTGCAGTTGGGCGAGAACTTTATCACACCGTTTGACCGTGAAGATATCAATATGCTGGCTTCCGGCCTGGACGATATTGCGGATTATATTTATGCATCTTCCAAATATATTTTCCTTTACAAAACTCCGGACGTTAAAGAATTTTCAGAATTCTCCCTGCTGATCCATAAATCCTGTGTGGAGATTCAGAATGCAATAAAGCACCTGAACGGTTTCACAAATACAGCGGAAGTGAAGGAATCCTGCATCAAGATCAATTCATTTGAAAATATTGCAGACGATGTGCTTTCTCAGGGTCTTGTTAGACTTTTTGAAACCGGCGATGCCATCAACATCATAAAGACCAAGCACGTACTGGAATATCTGGAAATCGTGACCGATAAAGCGGAGGATGTGGCCAATACCATAGAGAACATTATAATTAAATACGCGTAA
- a CDS encoding DUF2490 domain-containing protein, producing MKQSLSFLIIMCICASGFAQTNPREHISSFNMTSFTYKHDKNWQAYIELQTRGIEDFVKVDYYEVKGGVGYNIGDHQPFVGIGTYGTYKNSEFFQRETRLWLQYTYSHKLNRLKLDHRLRAEKRLYYFPKTDTEDNTERYRYRLSASLPINKEKLEANTFFLNAFNEIFVGPEEPSFKRNRFLGGVGYVFSRNVSSNLGYMWQREFTADNTRNLHFLYFALNFTLDRMKDVPQSYPVAD from the coding sequence ATGAAACAATCACTTTCTTTTCTTATTATAATGTGTATCTGCGCTTCAGGTTTTGCGCAGACCAATCCTCGGGAGCATATTTCGTCCTTTAATATGACTTCATTTACCTACAAACACGATAAGAACTGGCAGGCTTATATTGAACTGCAGACACGTGGAATTGAGGATTTTGTAAAGGTTGATTATTATGAAGTAAAAGGAGGAGTGGGTTACAATATCGGAGATCATCAGCCCTTTGTTGGTATCGGTACCTACGGAACCTACAAAAACAGCGAGTTTTTCCAGCGCGAAACCCGGCTGTGGCTTCAGTACACTTACTCGCACAAGCTGAACCGCCTGAAACTGGACCATCGGTTACGTGCAGAGAAAAGACTCTATTATTTTCCGAAGACTGATACGGAGGATAACACAGAACGTTACCGCTACAGACTCTCGGCCTCTTTACCTATAAACAAAGAAAAACTGGAGGCCAATACCTTCTTTCTGAATGCTTTCAACGAAATATTCGTTGGGCCGGAGGAACCCAGCTTCAAAAGGAACAGGTTTCTTGGTGGTGTGGGCTATGTTTTCAGCCGTAACGTAAGTTCCAACCTTGGTTATATGTGGCAGCGGGAGTTCACTGCAGATAACACCCGTAACCTTCACTTCCTTTATTTTGCACTTAACTTCACTCTGGACCGCATGAAGGATGTACCGCAGTCTTACCCGGTGGCCGACTAG
- a CDS encoding DEAD/DEAH box helicase, giving the protein MNLFTETNLSPELLKAVGELGFVSPTEIQKQTIPFISTDIRDLIALAQTGTGKTAAFSLPILDMIDDGSRKIQFLVLCPTRELCLQITKDIKNYSKYMNDIKTTAVYGGSSISDQIRSLRDKPQIIVGTPGRVIDLINRKALDFSEIQWLVLDEADEMLSMGFKDDLETILRETPETKHTYLFSATMNKDVERISKSYLTEPHRISVGSINEVKKNIKHEFYVVGYRHKKEALKRLIDANPNQYSILFCRTRMETQEVADFLMQNGYAADALHGDLSQAQRDTVMKKFRLKNIDILVATDVAARGLDVNSLTHVIHYSLPDDPEVFVHRSGRTGRAGKDGISMSLIKPEESRKLKQIKMSTKIDIVEKKIPTGDAIIKAQVGGVFEKLFTEHEEFFTFDDALIPDLSEFSKEELVHKLLQLQLRDLAMFYKDKNDLADQKFNSDDRGDSRRDRGRDRDRDGRGEGRRGDRDRGNDRRDSFRDGGRDGGRDGGRDGGREFVSRDRKPKRTNGDMVRFFFNLGKRDQLKKMDMLEILNKATAKSKKRPDIGEIEIMEKFSFFEVEKSFKDEVVKGLKTQKFKGKEMRAEEAN; this is encoded by the coding sequence ATGAATTTATTTACGGAGACCAACTTAAGTCCTGAATTATTGAAGGCGGTTGGCGAACTGGGCTTTGTGAGCCCAACAGAAATCCAAAAACAGACTATTCCTTTTATCTCTACAGATATACGCGATCTCATCGCACTTGCGCAGACAGGAACAGGCAAAACAGCAGCGTTTTCGCTTCCGATTTTGGATATGATTGACGACGGGAGTCGCAAAATCCAATTTTTGGTGCTTTGTCCTACCAGAGAACTTTGTTTGCAGATTACCAAAGACATTAAAAACTATTCGAAATACATGAACGACATCAAGACCACTGCGGTTTATGGTGGGTCAAGTATTTCCGACCAAATCCGCTCCCTGCGGGATAAACCACAGATTATTGTGGGTACTCCGGGGCGTGTGATCGATTTGATTAACCGCAAGGCCCTGGATTTCTCAGAAATTCAATGGTTGGTGCTGGATGAGGCAGATGAAATGCTTTCTATGGGTTTCAAGGACGATCTGGAAACCATATTAAGAGAAACTCCTGAAACAAAACATACTTATCTTTTCTCGGCTACGATGAACAAGGATGTTGAAAGGATTTCTAAAAGCTATTTAACAGAACCGCACCGTATTTCTGTTGGTTCGATTAATGAAGTTAAGAAAAATATTAAGCATGAATTTTATGTGGTAGGCTACCGTCATAAAAAAGAGGCTTTGAAAAGGCTTATTGATGCGAATCCAAATCAGTATTCCATTCTTTTCTGCCGTACCCGTATGGAAACACAGGAAGTTGCAGATTTCCTGATGCAGAACGGTTATGCCGCAGATGCCTTGCATGGTGATCTGAGTCAGGCACAGCGGGATACGGTGATGAAGAAATTCAGACTGAAAAATATTGATATATTGGTTGCTACCGATGTAGCTGCGCGTGGACTTGATGTTAATTCCCTGACTCACGTTATTCATTATTCCCTGCCGGATGACCCGGAGGTTTTCGTACACCGTAGCGGTAGAACAGGAAGAGCAGGTAAGGATGGTATTTCAATGTCCCTTATAAAGCCTGAGGAATCCAGAAAGCTGAAACAGATCAAGATGTCTACTAAGATTGACATTGTTGAAAAGAAAATCCCAACTGGTGATGCGATCATTAAGGCGCAGGTTGGTGGTGTCTTCGAAAAACTTTTTACCGAACACGAAGAGTTTTTCACTTTTGATGACGCTCTAATCCCAGACCTTTCTGAATTCAGCAAAGAAGAGCTTGTTCATAAACTTCTGCAGTTGCAGCTTCGGGATCTTGCGATGTTCTATAAGGACAAAAACGACCTTGCAGACCAGAAGTTCAACAGCGACGACCGTGGCGATAGCCGCAGAGACCGTGGCCGTGACCGTGACCGTGATGGCAGAGGTGAAGGCAGAAGAGGTGACCGCGACCGTGGTAACGACCGCAGAGACAGCTTCCGTGACGGAGGCCGCGATGGTGGCAGAGACGGAGGCAGAGACGGAGGCCGTGAATTTGTTAGCCGTGACAGGAAGCCCAAGAGAACTAACGGCGACATGGTAAGGTTTTTCTTTAACCTTGGCAAAAGAGATCAACTGAAAAAGATGGACATGCTTGAAATCCTGAACAAGGCTACAGCTAAGTCCAAAAAACGTCCCGACATCGGAGAAATCGAAATCATGGAGAAGTTTTCCTTCTTCGAGGTTGAGAAATCCTTCAAGGATGAGGTTGTAAAAGGCCTTAAAACTCAGAAATTCAAAGGAAAAGAAATGAGAGCTGAAGAGGCGAACTAA
- a CDS encoding DUF2461 domain-containing protein: MASVISPDTLLFLKDLNQNNNRDWFTQNKERYLAAQENMVEFVDDLIQEISGFDEAILKLDAKKSLFRIYRDTRFSKDKTPYKINFGAGLGMGKGAEIAGYYLHIEPGKSFLAGGVYQPESGVLREIRMEISINRDEFEAVINGMEFSKYFSGLSQEDKLVRVPPGFEKDDPMAEFLKLKSYIAVYQLKDTEILDKDAVAKFAGIFSSVKPLNDFLSAPFR, from the coding sequence ATGGCTTCTGTAATATCACCGGACACATTATTATTCTTAAAAGACCTAAATCAAAATAACAACAGGGATTGGTTTACACAAAATAAAGAACGATATCTGGCAGCACAGGAAAATATGGTGGAATTTGTAGATGACCTTATACAGGAGATCTCGGGCTTTGATGAAGCCATCCTGAAGCTGGACGCAAAAAAGTCACTGTTCCGGATTTACCGTGATACCCGTTTCTCCAAAGACAAAACGCCTTATAAAATAAACTTCGGTGCCGGTCTGGGCATGGGTAAGGGTGCGGAGATTGCTGGCTACTATCTTCATATTGAACCCGGCAAATCTTTTTTGGCCGGCGGCGTGTACCAGCCGGAAAGTGGTGTTCTTAGAGAAATCCGTATGGAAATTTCCATAAACAGGGATGAGTTTGAGGCTGTCATTAACGGCATGGAATTCAGTAAATATTTCAGCGGACTTTCTCAGGAAGACAAATTGGTACGTGTTCCGCCAGGTTTTGAAAAAGACGACCCCATGGCGGAGTTTCTGAAACTTAAAAGCTATATCGCTGTATACCAATTGAAAGACACCGAAATACTGGATAAGGACGCTGTTGCAAAATTCGCCGGGATCTTCAGTTCTGTAAAACCGCTCAATGATTTCTTAAGTGCCCCTTTTAGATGA